The sequence CCGGCGACGTAATTGAAGTTGGCGCCCCCGCGCCCCATCCACGAGTCGTTGTAAACTCTTTCGAGCAAATAATCGTGCCGGGCCTGGATAGCCGGCAGCACGCTCTTGTCACCGGTTTTCAGATAGTATTCGCAGATGGCGATGCCGGTGTAACCGATGGGCCAGGGGAAGCCCGGATTATCACCGTCCAACTTACCGCTGAAGCGCTGGCGCACCGCTTCCAGGTCCTGCGGGTCGCCGGTCGAGAGGAGGAAGAGAGCGGCACCCCAGCCCCAGTTATCCGCTTCCCGCAGGTATTGAGCCATGTTCTTGACGATAGCTTCCGACTTGGCGCAGTTCATTGGCCAAGTGTCGCTGTAGCTGCCGAGGACGGGGATCCTGAATTCAATGGGGGACGCTTCGGCCTTCGGCTTGTCTTTTACCATGAGGCGGACCACGCCATCGCTGGCTTCGATTTCGGTGATCAGATTCCCCAACTGGACACGAGGGTCGATATCCTTCAGCACCTCACCGTTGATCGATTCGATGATCTGCCCCTTCCTGAGCTTGCCCGTTTTGGCGGCGGGAGAACCCTCTTCCACATTGCTGATGTGCATGGTGAAGTTGGGCTTACGCAGTTCCAGTCCGAGCCCGATGGGACCGAGGCGACCAATGGTGTTGGTCGGAGCATTGGGATCGGGCGTGAAGTGAAAGAGCGGGTCCTCGGTATAGTATTTGTCTTTAGCCTGAGCGAGGCCGGAGCCGAGGCTGATTGCGAGGATTGCAAGTAGAATACGGTTCATTGAATGACGCGGGGGATAACGATTTCGGTTCACCTAAAAGGTGCCCATGAGTGCGTGGATACAAGCCGCCGCCTAAATCGATGCCAATAACACAATATAGTAAAGGACGGCACAATGCTGTCCTTATATGGGTAGGTTTTAAGCCTCTACAGCGATGGGCCGATAGCCTGACTGCTCCACCTGTGAGAGTAGTTTCGCTTCGTCCACTTCCACACCGAGCCCAGGGCCGGTCGGGCAGTGCATTTTGCCACCTTCATCGGAGATCGGTTCCTTAAGAATACTGGCGGTAAGAAACTGTGGCCCGTTCAGCGCGGCCGGTTTCTTTAGGCCGAAGGCTGTGTAGAGCTGGAGGGTAGCGGCGAGGGAAAGGTCCGGGTCGGTCAGGCCGCTGCCCACCCACATGAGCTTGTGGCGGTTGATGATTTCAATCTGTCGCTTGTTGCTGGTGAGGCCACCGCAGCGGGAGGGCTTGCAGGCGATGCCGTCGATCATGTTCAGTGCGATGAATTGCTCCAGATCGGTGGGCGAGATCACGCCTTCATCCATCAGGATGGGGAGGGCGCCCTGCTTTTTCAGGGCCTGGTAGCCGAGGATCTGGTTTGGGCGCAGGGGGGCTTCGAGGATATCGACACCGGCGTCCGCCAGACGCGGAGCGGCCTGGAGCGCAGTTCCCGGGTCATAGCCACCATTGGCATCCGACCAGAGGAAACCATCGGGCGCGGCGGCGCGGGCGGCTCTGGCAAGTTCCACGTCGAATTCCGGATCGGGCGCGACCTTGATATTGAAGTTTTGGTAGCCCCGCGCCTTACCCTGTGCCGCGACCGCTTCCACGTCCTCGATCTTTTTGACGTTAAGTGTCCAGCTCAGGTCAATCGGGCCCTTCGGCTTCATCCCCCAAAGTTCACAAACCGGCTTGTTGCGAATGCGGCCCTGTAGATCCCATAGCGCGATATCCAGCCCGGCGCGGGTGATGGGCATACTTGTGCTGAAACCGGGGGCAATGGCCGCATCGAGTTTTTGATGGGCTTCGTTGATATTGCCGGCACGGTGGCCGATGAGCGCGGGGGCGAAGTAGTTCTTCAAGGCCGCCACTGCGGTTTCAAGAGTTTCGTCACTCCACTTGGCGATCGGAACCGATTGTCCCCAGCCGACCCCTTCGTCGGTGGTGATTTTGATGGTGATGCAGGCCCGCCCAGTCGAACCGTCGGGCCCGGCAAAGAATTTGAAGTAGCCCGTCATCGGGTAGCGGGAGGGGTAGAGGTCAATACGCCGGATCGGCCCGGCAATCGTGTGCCGTGTGTTGCCGAAAGCCGTGCCGGCAGCAGTCAGAGCCATACCGCCGGTAGTAAGTTGAACGAATTTTCGGCGGCTTAAATTCTGGTTCATTGCGGGGTAGGTTTTGGCGGATGTAGACCGGCTCAGATGAGCTTCAAGAGTTCATTGGTCGCAGGCACGTCTTTGATAATCTGGCTCGGGTCCGGACCGACGCCGATGTAGCGAAGGTTGGGTAAGCGGTCTTTGTGCTGGTCACCCTGATTGGCGACTTCGATGAGGGATTGCATGAGCCAGGCCACGTAGGTCCTGGCGTTATCCGGCAGATCCTCAAAGGAGCGCACATTCGAGATATCTTCGCTCCAGCCGGGGAGCATTTTATAGACCGGCTTGAGTGATTTGTGCATCTTGGCATTGCGGGGCACGTGGTGAATGACGTTGCCCTGCTTGTCTTCGTAGGCGGTGCAGATCTGAAGGTCACCCTGCCAGTCACCGGAGTGGGAGAGGGCGTCGAGCTTGTTGAGTACGAGGTCCTGATAGCCCCCATAGCGAAGAGCATCCCCCTTCTCGACGGCATCATACCAACCGACCATGCGCTGGCGGCCTGTGGTGGCGCCAAACTCGATCTTGCGCAATTTGGTGCTGAGGGGGTGGTCCAGATCGATCTCGGAGATAAAGGTATGGGTGCCGACTTTAGTATCGTAAGCCTTGCAACAGCCGATGTTGTGAATCGGCTGCGCCGGAATACCGGCCGATTGGAAAAACTCCGGGGTAAAGGTGTGCGAGGCGGTGACGTTGGGCGGGAAGCCGTGTCGCTTATCCAGCCAGTAAGCTTGGCCGAATTCGCCGATGATGTAGTTGCCCTTGTCTTGCTCGCGAAGCACCAACTCACGCACGTCGAAAATTTGAGCGGCGAGCTTTTGGCCCGCAGCCCAGTAGGCATCAATCAATGCATCGGTCTTCAGGGTGAATGGCGCTTCGCCCGCGAACTGTCCGAAGTCAAATTCCTCCGCTCCAACTTTGCCTTCCTCGATGATCTCGGCGTTGGCCCGCGCTTCGGCACCGCTCAGGGTCTCGAAAAACCTGGGCCAGCGATCCGGTCCGACCTGACAGACATGTTCAATCACGCGCATGGCCCGATCCACCCGGCCACGAAGTTTTTCGGCAAAGTGATCTTTCGAGCCAAGAAAGTCGGCGTAGTACACCTGGAACTGACCGACCTCGTCGAGATAGGCTGGGGTGATTCCCCGACCGGTCGAGCCGCGCGGGTCCCCGCCGAGGGCGTGGATACGGTAGTCTTCCCAGGCCAAATCGAGTAACCGGTGGGACAGGTCCGAAACGAGGCAACGCTCGTCAATCGCCAGGCGCTTCAGCGCAACGTGACCGTGCAGTTCCGCGTAAGCGCACTCCCAGAGAAACTTGCGAGGGTCCGCGACCACGCCCGAGCCGATGGGCAAGTAGGGCACATGTGGGTCCGCCACGCCACCGGGAAGCAAATTGAGCTTCAGTCCGGCCACGGTATGCCCCGAGTTGGAGCCTCCGTTGACTTTCATTACGGCCGCCACGGCGTCCTCACGTCCCGTGGATTCGCGGAGTTCGTTGACGATTTCGAGGATAACGCGACCTTTACCTTCATCTCCGGTGGAGATGCCGGTGTCGGCGATGAGTTGAGATGTGAATTTTGTGAGCATTGAGCTTTGTTATTGGCCCGCTAAAAAATGTGTCGTGGTTGCAAAGTAATTCAGAAAAGCAGTGTGACCATTTGAAAGAGTTTTCCTGACTGCAAATCTCAAAAGCAGAATCACGGGGTGATAGCAAGACACAGAAGCGCGCAGGCTCTAAAATCATGATGCGGGCCGGATGATAGGGGAATAGTTTGCGTGTCGGGCGATTTCGCGCAAGCTGCCCGTCATGACAAAAGTAAGCTGCCTTTTCTCTTTAATCCTCCTGAGTGCCACGACTGTTGCTTTGGCCAATCAACCGCCGCCGGTTCTAGAGATCGGCCAGCCGGCTCCCGACTTTACCCTCCCCGGGGTAGACGGTAAGAAACACTCGCTCGAGGATTTTGCGGAGGCGGAGCTGCTGGTGGTGATGTTTACCTGTAACCATTGTCCCGATGCACGGGCCGCTGCGCCCCGGATGGCGGAGCTCTATGAAAGATACGCGGGCAAAGGCGTCGCTTTTGTCGCCATCAGCGGGAACGACCCCAAAGCCTTGCGGCCCGACGAACTCGGTTACGGGGTTTATGGGGACTCTTTTCCCGAGATGAAACCTTTCGCCGAGAAAAACGGCTGGCAATTTCCCTACCTCTACGACGGGGACACGCAGAAAGTCATTTCGGCCTACGGAGGGCAGGCGACGCCACATGTTTTCATCTTCGATGAAGACCGGCTACTGCGCTATAATGGGCGGATTGATGATATGAAGCGAAGGTCCGGGCCTCTAGGGGAGAGCTACGTTGTCGATGCCATTGATGCTTTGCTTGCGGGTGAGGAAGTCGAAAACAAGACGACACGCGCCTTTGGTTGTTCGACCAAGTGGAGCTACAAACGAGACAGCGTCGCCAAGGACCAGGCGCGCTGGGAAGCCATCGAGGAAAAACTGGCCCTGCTGGATGCGGAAGCAGCCAAGTCGCTGGCAGCGAACACCACCGATAAGTTGCGAATCGTAAATTTCTGGTCCACCACCTGTGGCCCCTGCGTGGTCGAATTTCCCGACCTGGTTGAAACCTACCGCCGTTTTCAAAACCGGCCGGTCGAGCTGATCACCGTCAGCCTTGATCCCCTGGAAGATAAAGGGAAGGCCCTCAAGTTTCTCGAGAAGCAGCACGCCGCGCTCTCGCCCCGCACGGCCAAGTCGGTGCAGGAGGAGGGCCGAACCACCAACAACTATCTCTTCGATGGTAACCCCGACCATCTGGCTGAGGCCTTTGACCCGGATTGGGGCGGTGCCATGCCGCACACATTGATTATTGCCCCAGGCGGCGAGCTGCTCTGGCGTCATTCCGGAATGGTTGAGCCAGTCGAGCTACGAAGCCAGGTCGTAAAGTGGTTGGAGCGAAAGCGATAAAAAGTTATCGTTTCGACCGCCGGTATCCTCAGTATGGCTTGTCTGGTCGAATTTATTTCTTTCGGGTGAAATTGTGACTCCCCTGAAAGGTTAGTCACCAAACCCGAACCTCCAGTGACCCACACCATGAAATCTACTTTTTTACCATCCCTGTTATTGGCAGTTGTTTTCCACTTTTGCTCTCTGAGCGCCAGCGCCGAGGAAGCGTTGGTTCGCGGTGAAGACCTGATTAAAGTCCCGGAAAAGGCCGACGGGCTTTATCTTCACAACCTGTTTCAGGAAAATATGGTTCTCCAGCGTGGCAAACCGCTCAAGGTCTGGGGCTGGGCGGCAGCCAATGATTCAATTCAGGTTAGTTTTGCCGGACAGTCGCTGGCCGCCCGAGCCGATGCCGACGGCCGCTGGGCCGTAACTCTGGAGCCGCTTGAGGCAAATGGCACGCCTCGTTCGCTCGTAGTTAAGGGGCGGGACAAAGAGATCGTGTTGGACAACATTCTGGTTGGTGACGTTTGGGTACTCGGCGGCCAGAGCAATATGGCATTTCCCATTCATAAGGTGGAGAATGGTGAGCTGGAAATTGTCTCGGCGAATTTCCCCCAGATTCGTATGATCACCATTCCACACCTGACGGATGGGAAGTCGCGAGAAAACTTTCCTTCCATGTATCAGTGGAGCGACTGGTCATCGCGGCATTTTCGTCAGGGTTACTGGGATGTCTGCTCCCCTGAGACAGTGAAAGAGCTTTCTGCCATCGGCTATGTTTTCGGTCGTCGCCTTCACATGGCCAGTCAAGTGCCGATCGGTTTGGTCGATACCTCAATCGGTGGCACGACCGTAGAGTCGTGGACCTCGCGCGAGGCAGCCCGCATGGTGGATGATGCGGAAGTGAGTGAAATGCTTGACGAGTGGGATACCAATATAGCGGAATTCGACCCGAAGAAAGACTTCGAAGAACGATTGGCCAATTACGAGAGAAAGGTGGCCGAGCGAAAGGAGCAGGGCCGGGAAATTCCAAACCGCTGGAAGCGCCCGGTCGGAGAGCAGCCCGGACCCGTCGCGGACAGAAATCGCCCCGGCAACTGCTTCCAAGGCTTAATTCAACCTCTCGAGGGCATTCAGGTGAAGGGGGCCATCTTCCATCAGGGCTTTAACAACTGCTTTGACGGCTCCCGCGGGGCTCGGATCTACCGCGAGATCTTTCCTTTTATGATCGGTGCCTGGCGGAAAGCGTTTAACGATTCGGAGCTTCCTTTCGGTATCATTTCCCTTTGCACGGCAGACATGGCTCAGACCGAGGAGAACTACTGCGAGAAGATGGTCGACATCGGGCCGGAGATCCGTGCCGCGCAATACGAAACCTTCCGCCAGTTGGTCGATGCCGGTGATGAGAATGTGGGGTTTGCCAGCACTTACGACTTACGCCGCCGCTGGTTTCATCCTCAGTTGAAAGTGCCCGCCGGTGAGCGCATTGCCCGTTGGGCACTCGCCACCGAATACGGATTCGACAGTTTGAAGTGGATGCCTCCGGTGTTGGAAGAGATGAAGTCGGTCGATGGAGCGCTCCATCTCAAGTTCAATACCGATGTGATGGCAGTTGATGACGGTACTGAAATGGTTGGATTTGCCCTGGCCGGTGAAGACAAGGCCTACCACATGGCCGAGGTCGACCATCTGGTGACCGGTGAGAACAACAAAGGAGGTCCGGTACACGACCGCTCGGTCATCGTACTGACCAACCCCTTTGTCGAAACCCCGGTCCATTTTCGCTATGCCTGGGCCCGCAACCCGATGGGGAACATCCAACTGGGCCGTCATAACGACGTACCCCTGGCGACTCAACGCAGCGACCGCTGGAACCAGCGGGAAGGGCCCGTTTCAACGGAAGGCATGAACGACCGTCAGGCCAAGAACGCCATGCGTCAGGCTATGCGGGAGATAGATATGAAGCGCCGTCTCTATGAGGCCAGAGAGCTGATCGAGTCGCAGGAATAATTCGCCGATCCAGTCTGCTGGATTCGCTCTAGTTCGTGAATGTCACTATTTTGTAGGCGCGCCTCGTCGTAGTGTGCTGCCATAGCTACAAAAGACTGTGTCTGTCTACCAAAATTACTTCGATTTGGTATTGGAGGACATGGGTAATCGGTAGTCCATGGCAACTACCTTTTAGGTCGTGCTACTCGCTCTATTTCGATGCTTCCGTGTCGCTCGTTTTGACCGTGATTACGTCATGCGGCGAAGACTCACGCTGGCCGGCGGGGCTGACGCGAATGTAGCGTGCGTTGGCACGGAGCTGTGCCAAGTCACTGGCACCGAGGTAACCCATGCCGGACTGGATACCGCCGACCAGATCCCGGAGCACCCCGGAGAGCGAGCCGACCGATTCCTTGAGGGCTTCAATACCTTCGGCGGCGGCCTTGGTGGCGACGTCCTTCCGATCGTGCCCGTAGCGGGCGGCAGAACCCTCTTTCATGGCTGAGCTGCTGCCCATGCCGCGGTATTGCTTATAGAGTTTGCCGTTGATTTCGATGATTTGGCCCGGAGCTTCATTGCAGCCCGCGAGCAGGCTGCCACACATCACTCCGTCGGCAAGAGTCAGAGCCTTCACCATATCGCCGGATTTGGTGATGCCGCCGTCGGCGAGAATCGAGACACCCTTCTTCTGAGCCGCGATAGAGGCCACATAGAGCGCAGTCATCTGAGGGATCCCCACGCCCGCCACCACACGAGTGGTGCAGATCGAGCCGGGGCCCTGGCCTATTTTAACGGAGTTGGCTCCGGCATCCGCGAGGTATTCGACACCCTCCGCGCTAGTAACATTGCCGGCGATGAGTGTAAGATCGGGGAACTCCTCACGGATCATTTTTACCGAATCCCCGACACCCTTGGTAAAACCGTGTGCAGTCGATACTGCGATCGCATCCACGCCTTCATCAACCAACTTCCCTACATGTTCAAAGATACGGTCTCGATCGAGTGAGCCATCCGTCTTGCGATGTGCGGCTATGGCGGCCCCGCAGATGAGGCGAAAGTGGTCGTCGCGAGCCGGTTTGACCGACTGCTGGGATTCCGACTCGATCCGCTCGATGTCGGATAACGTGAACAGGCCGCGGAGACGGTCCTCATCGTCGACCACCAGCAGCTTATGGATACCCATGTGCTCGGTGAAGAACTTGTCCGCCACCTTAATCGGGTCCTTGGTGATGTCTTTTTCCAGAAGTGTGTAGATTTGGTCGCGAGGGGTCATGCCCTCGGAAACCAGGCGCGAGGCGTAGCGCGGCTTCACCACTCGTCCGGGGAGCAGCCCCAAGAGCTTATTGTTTTCGTCGACGACGGGGAAGGTACTGAAGCCGTAGCCGCGGTCGGCGATACGTTCGATAATTTCGCCGACCGTCTGATCCGGGCCGACTTTGATCGGCTCCTGAATGAAGCCGTGGATATGATTCTTCACCCGGGCGACTTCCTTGACCTGCTTTTCGTCGCTCATGTTGTAGTGGATCAGCCCCATGCCCCCATTGAGGGCCATCTGGATCGCCATCTTCGACTCGGTCACCGTATCCATGTCCGAGGAGATGACCGGGATCTGCAGTTCCAGAGTCTTGGAGAGGCGGGTGACGAGATTCGTCTGCCTTGGCAAAACCTCGGAGTAGAGCGTGGCCAGCGAAATGTCGTCGTAAGTCAGGCCGACCGGGAGGTTGCTGCTGAAAAACGCTTCAGCGGGCAGATAATAATCTTCGATCCTGGGTGTCGCAGGTGCTTTCATGTGCTGAATCCATCAAAAGATTGTCTTTTCTCAAGTAGGAAATGACATGAGAGGGCATGAATTTGAAGGTCGCATACCGTTCCTATCGACGGGATTTCCTCCAACCACTGAGAACGGCGCACGGCCAGTGGAAGGTCCGCGAGGGTTTTATTCTGCGGCTGGAATCGGAAAGCGCGGTAGCTTACGGTGAGATTGCTCCCATCCCGGATTTCGGCACCGAGACCGTTGAACGGGCGGCGAATTTTTTGAAGCAGTGGGCGGCCGACCCGATTATCATGCCCTCCGGCCTGCCTTGTTGCACCTTCGCACTGACCACGGCGCTGCAACAGCTCAAACAGCCCGCGACATCCTGTGGGCGGGATTACCGGGTGGCCGGCTTGTTGCCGGCCGGTCCTGATGCGCTTGATGTGGCCAAGAAAAAACTGGCAGGTGGCTATACCACTCTGAAATGGAAGATCGCCGTGCATGAATTCGAGGCCGAACGAGAGATTTTGAGCGACCTGTTACAGCTGCTTCCCGAAAAAGCTTCCATCCGATTGGACGCCAATGGAGGTCTGGGACAAAAAGATCTGGAAAACTGGTTGGAGGTTTTGGGGCAGAATGACGACCAAATCGATTATCTCGAACAACCCCTGCCGGCGGGAGAGGAGCGGGCTATGGCGGAGCTGAGTAAAGCGTCGAACGTGCCCATCGCTTTGGACGAAAGTTTGAATATGCCCGGTCGCGAGCGGTGGTTGACGCCTGATGCCTGGAAAGGACCGCTGGTAATCAAGCCATTGCTGATGGGAAATGTTTCGCCTCTTCTTGAGCAACTCCGGCCTTTGGCCGGCCAGTTGGTCTTTTCCTCCGTTTTCGAGACGGGAATCGGTTTGTTTCAGGCGCTCGATTTGGCCGACAACTTACCGGATATAAAATACGCCATCGGATTTGATACCATCGCCGCTTTTGACGATGATTTATCTGGGCTTGTCCCCGGACCAATTTTCCCGGCTGGAGCGCGAGCTAAAATTGACCTGGAATCGATATGGAACCAACTGCCCCATTCAAGCTAGACGAGCTGCGTCGCGACTGGATCGGTGGTGTCTCCGGCGAAGCATTTTACCGCCGGGTTCAGGATGCTCGTGTAAGCCTGAAGGAAACCGACGGGCCGGTTGTCATCAATGAAGGGGAGCCGGTTGCCTTCGCGGTAAAGTTCTTTGCTGCCGCTTCGATAAGCCTCCCCATCGTATTGGTCAATCCGAAGTGGGGTGCCAAGGAACAGAGTGAATTCGATACCTTGATGGCCTCGGATGAACCGGAGCCCGGTTCCATTTCGATTCCCACCGGCGGGACGACCGGAGGGGTCAAGCTGGCTATCCACGATTGGAAGAGCTTATCCTCCGGTGCCCGTGCGGTGCAGGCTTTTCATGGGGGCGGGCCTGTCGACGCCTGCTGTGTGCTGCCGCTTCATCATGTGAGCGGACTGATGCAATTGGTACGAGCCTTCGTGTCCGGCGGGAGGATACGCTTCGAGGCAAGCGAGATCGAAGGGAGCTGCCTTTCGCTGGTGCCGACGCAACTCCAGCGAATGATGGAAGATGCGAATAGTATCCAAAAATTAAATAGATCTAAAGTTATATTTGTTGGTGGGGCAGGGATGCCTGAAGTTGTGGCTGAGAGGGCCCGTGAGCTGAAGCTGCCCGTGGTGCCGGTGTATGGGATGACGGAGACCGCGGCCATGATCGCGGCGGTTCCCAATGCAGACTTTCTCGCCGCTTCCGGTGCGGGTGCTGTTATGCTGGGGGATACGCAGGTCAGTATTGAGCCGTGTGGTTCGATTCGTGTGCGTACCAGCTCACTCTTCAAGGGCTATCTCGGCGGCGAGCGTGTCGATAAGGCAGAAGGCTTCCGCACCGGGGATGCCGGTTGGCTCGATGCGCATGGTCGCTTGCACCTTCAAGGGCGGATGGATCAGCTCATCAATACAGGAGGCGAGAAGGTGGACCCTGCCGAGGTGCAAGATGCGCTAATCGGGATCGAAGGCATCGCGGAAGCCAGGGTCCTGGGGGAACCGGACGAAGAGTGGGGCGAGATTGTGGTGGCTCATGTCAGGACCGGAGCAGAAGGAGCCGTGTTGGGCGAGTCCGATATTCTTGTCTCGCTGAAGAATAAGCTCAGCCCGTTCAAGGTGCCCAAGCGAATCATCTTTTATTAAATCACTTAGTGCTGGTGTGGTGTTTGACGACGCCGCTTCGTTCACGGGCTTCGATGCACTGGGTGCTCCCGGCGGCAAATCGACGGCAGACTTCCGGGCGTGTCGCATAGATACTGCAGAGCTGGTCCTGCAACAGGAATGCGCAACGCTGATGAAAGGGCAGGGGGTAAAGTTGGTAGACTTTATCTTTGGTCGCCAGGTGTGGTTCCAGTCGACGTGTTTCCGATTTGATTCTTATTTCCTGCTCGGCGTCTTCTGCGCTGGCAAAGATCGGGAAACAGCGGCAACAGGCGCCGCAATTCGTGCAATCATACTCACTGGTTTGAGCCATGCGTCAGGGCATCAGCTCAACGCCGAATTTTTTCCCGATCCAGACTGTTATCAGAAATGAAATGAAGGTTACGATGACCCCGACACCAAGCGTGAGCCAGAAGTTACAGCCTTTGCGCAGCATGATCGGCATCTGGGCAAACATCGGTAAAGTCGGTACGACGAACCAAAGGGTGTAATAGGCATGGTTCGCGATTTTTTCGACGCTTTGATTTTCGATGTATAGCCAGATCATGACCATTATGGTGACAAAAGGCAGTGCGGCGATCAGGGCGCCAATTTTTTCGGTGCGCTTCACAATCTCCGATACCAGAACGATGATGAAGGAGGTCACCAGAAACTTTGTGATGAGTAGTGCCATGTCGGTCAGTTTGCTAAAAGTGATGGCCTGTACAATCCAAGAATACGCGCAGCATAGTGAGCCACTGCATGCGTTGAGCGAAGGGTCTTATGCCAAACGCTCTGCTGAACCTTCGCCAAGGAAGCGGAACTCAATCTGGCAGCCTTTTAAAGCAGTCAGCTACCAAACACTGAGTAGCTCATCCGCCGCTTTGCGGCCGAGGTCCCGGGCGAGTCGCGGGATCGCGTTGAATTCCGATTGGATCAGGCCCTGCGTATTGGCAGCGCCGGCCCCTGCGTAGGGATCGTAGACGTAAGCCTTGGAGCGTGCCTGCACTCGGCGCTCCTGAAACAGGTATTCTCCGCTGCGCTGGTCGAAGAGATCGAGCTGCAATTGCAAGGTGAGGTCGAAATCCTGCGCAACTTCCGTATCATCCTGACTTCGGGTTGCGGCCCGACGGCTGTAGTCGGTCAAGGTTAACATTAATACGGCGTCCGCTTCGCTGCGGTTGGCGATCAACTTGACCCGTCCGTCACGGATCACCGCTTCACGAACCTCCGAGCTGACCAGTGCCTGCGCCTGAGGCGCGAAGCTATCGTTCTTAGCTGGCTGGATGAAAATGGTCTCAAAAGGGAGCTCGGCGGGATGCCCCAGCTTGTAGGACTTGCAGCCAACCGTGAAGCCCAGCGTCAGAAGGGTGAGCAGGGCGCATACTTTGTAGAGCATCTTATGTGGCGGAGCGATCATGCTGTGAAGAACGGCTCGTCTAGTCGATGAGGAGCAGGGAGCGCACGATTTGTGCGCCGGAGATAGGACGGACGCCGGCTTCAACATCTTCGATACGCGCCCGGGCTTCATCGGCAGCTTCGGATTCAGGTGCGATGGTGACCGTTTCGTTGTAGAATGTGAGTGCCGCCGTGTTGTTATTGCGGTAATAGTAAAAGAAGTCGCCTAACTTAAGGCGGCTTTCCGCGAGCAGATTCTGCATGGCGGCCAGATTGGCCTCAACATCGCCGACATAGTTGCTTTCCGAGAAGAGGATGAGAAAGTCTTCGTAATAGCTAATGGCCTGACGGGTCGCGCCCTGGTCATATTCCGGCCCCTTTACCAAACTGGAGTAAGTTTCCGCCATGTTGTAGTAGGCGTCCGGTGCGAGCATGCTTTGCGGGTAGTAGTTGATCAACCGGTCGAGTGCATCGATGGCGACATCGGGCTCGTCCTGTTTCTCGGCCACCAGTGCGATATTCATGAGAGCCAGTGGGGCGTAGTCGCTGTAAGGGCCGTTGCGAACGACGGTCTCGAATTGTCGAACTGCCTCATCGTATTGGCGAAACCCCGGAATGATCCAGAGGATGCGGCCCCGGGCACCTTCCATCAGCGCGGTCGCACACTCAAACTGGGCGCTGATGACTTGGTTGAATTGTTCAAACTCAGGATTCTCGGTAACAACTTCCTGGAGTGTTTCGAAAGCTTTCTTCCATTTGCCTTTGGTCATCAGAATCCGGGCCCGAAGGTAGCGTGCTTCGCCGGCTGCCTTGGTTGTGCCATAGCGTTTGATGACTTTTTTGAACCGACTGTGGGCGCGGCCGGTGTTTCCGCTTTCAAGCGCGGCTTTACCGCTTTCGACCAACGAAGATGCAGCGACTTCGTCCGCATTGCTGGCGACGTTAATGGCGAGGGCTTCCTCTTCGGCTTCACCATCGAACCAGTCGAAAGGATTGAGGCCCATCTGGGCAGTGAGTTGGCCTGCGCCAGCGAAGAGAAGAACAAACAAAAAGAAGGAGAGTCGTTGCATAAGCGTTATTACCATTTCACCAGAGAGGCGCCCCAGGTCAAGCCTGCCCCAAACGCCACCAGCAGAATCAGATCGCCGGATTTAATGCGCCCCTTCCGTACTGCTTCGTCGAGTGCGATGCCGACAGATGCGGCCGAGGTATTCCCATAGCGGTCGAGGTTGTTATGAAAATGATCCATTGAGATACCCATCCGCTTAGCGAGGCTCTCGATGATACGCATGTTGGCTTGGTGAGGAATGACAAGGTCAACATCCTTCGTCTCGTAACCGTGTTCCTCCAGAACCTGGAGGCTGGCCTGTTCCATGACTCGGACTGCCAGTTTGAAGATTTCCTTGCCGTTCATCTTCAGGAAATGTTGCCGCGCGTTGATTGAATCGCTTGATGCGGGAATCGCCGTGCCGCCACCGGGCTGGCAGAGAAG comes from Coraliomargarita sinensis and encodes:
- the bamD gene encoding outer membrane protein assembly factor BamD, translated to MQRLSFFLFVLLFAGAGQLTAQMGLNPFDWFDGEAEEEALAINVASNADEVAASSLVESGKAALESGNTGRAHSRFKKVIKRYGTTKAAGEARYLRARILMTKGKWKKAFETLQEVVTENPEFEQFNQVISAQFECATALMEGARGRILWIIPGFRQYDEAVRQFETVVRNGPYSDYAPLALMNIALVAEKQDEPDVAIDALDRLINYYPQSMLAPDAYYNMAETYSSLVKGPEYDQGATRQAISYYEDFLILFSESNYVGDVEANLAAMQNLLAESRLKLGDFFYYYRNNNTAALTFYNETVTIAPESEAADEARARIEDVEAGVRPISGAQIVRSLLLID